Proteins encoded in a region of the Enterococcus gilvus ATCC BAA-350 genome:
- the pnp gene encoding polyribonucleotide nucleotidyltransferase, whose product MTEKQVFKTTWGGRPLQVEIGQLAKQANGAVLVRYGDTVVLSAAVASKEARDFDFFPLTINYEEKMYAVGKIPGGFIKREGRPSTDATLTARLIDRPIRPMFADGFRNEVQVTNVVMSVEQDCSPAMAAMFGSSLALAISDIPFEGPIAGVDVGRVNGEYVLNPTTEQHAASDIDLTVAGTKQAINMVESGAKEVSEEDMLGALLFGFDAIKEMVAFQSEIVAAVGKEKMEISLLQVNPELKKEIFDSYYETMKTAVMTMDKLAREDEIEKVKETVKEVYAERFANVETEDLVQITKEVKQIAEDLEKDVVRELITIDKIRPDGRKLDEIRPLDAETSILPRVHGSGLFTRGQTQALSACTLAPLGEHQIIDGLGTVESKRFIHHYNFPQFSVGSTGRAGSPGRREIGHGALGERALAQIIPSEEDFPYTIRLVAEVLESNGSSSQASICAGTLALMDAGVPIKAPVAGIAMGLVSDGENYTILTDIQGLEDHLGDMDFKVAGTKDGITALQMDIKIQGITEQILSEALTQAKKARMEILEVLTDTIAEPRKELSPYAPKIEMIQIDPDKIKTVIGKGGDTINGIIEETGVKIDIDQDGNVSIASSDAEMIQKAIKIIEELTKEVKVGEVYLGKVVRIEKFGAFVNLIKGKDALVHISQLANERVNKVEDVVKLGDEVLVKVTEIDRQGRVNASRKALLKEEESKKEEK is encoded by the coding sequence ATGACAGAAAAGCAAGTTTTTAAAACCACTTGGGGCGGGCGCCCTCTGCAAGTTGAAATCGGTCAGCTTGCCAAACAAGCCAATGGCGCAGTGTTAGTTCGCTATGGCGATACCGTTGTGTTAAGTGCAGCTGTTGCATCAAAAGAAGCGAGAGATTTCGACTTTTTCCCATTAACGATCAATTACGAAGAAAAAATGTATGCCGTGGGTAAAATTCCTGGAGGCTTCATCAAGCGTGAAGGACGTCCAAGTACAGATGCGACGTTGACTGCTCGTTTGATCGACCGTCCGATTCGCCCAATGTTTGCTGATGGCTTCCGTAATGAAGTGCAAGTAACAAACGTTGTAATGAGTGTGGAACAAGATTGCTCACCAGCGATGGCTGCAATGTTTGGTTCTTCATTGGCATTAGCTATTTCAGATATTCCCTTTGAAGGCCCAATCGCAGGTGTTGATGTTGGCCGCGTAAACGGGGAGTATGTGTTGAATCCTACGACGGAACAACACGCCGCATCAGATATCGATTTGACTGTTGCTGGAACAAAACAAGCCATCAACATGGTAGAATCCGGAGCAAAAGAAGTTTCCGAAGAAGATATGTTAGGTGCGTTGTTGTTCGGTTTTGATGCAATCAAAGAAATGGTCGCTTTCCAATCTGAAATCGTTGCTGCTGTCGGCAAAGAAAAAATGGAAATTTCTTTATTACAAGTGAACCCTGAATTGAAAAAAGAAATTTTTGACAGCTATTACGAAACAATGAAGACGGCTGTAATGACAATGGACAAATTGGCACGTGAAGACGAAATTGAAAAAGTAAAAGAAACAGTCAAAGAAGTCTATGCGGAAAGATTTGCGAATGTTGAAACAGAAGATTTGGTTCAAATCACAAAAGAAGTGAAACAAATCGCGGAAGACCTTGAAAAAGATGTTGTCCGTGAATTGATCACGATCGATAAGATTCGTCCGGATGGCCGTAAATTAGACGAAATCCGTCCGTTAGATGCAGAAACAAGCATCTTGCCGCGCGTACATGGTTCAGGTCTATTTACACGGGGACAAACGCAAGCATTATCTGCTTGTACGTTGGCTCCTTTAGGAGAACATCAAATCATTGATGGATTAGGAACCGTTGAAAGCAAACGATTCATCCATCACTATAATTTCCCGCAATTCTCTGTTGGTTCAACAGGGCGTGCTGGCTCACCAGGTCGTCGTGAAATCGGACATGGTGCATTAGGTGAACGTGCATTGGCGCAAATCATTCCTAGTGAAGAAGATTTCCCTTACACTATCCGTTTAGTTGCGGAAGTATTGGAATCAAACGGTTCGTCTTCTCAAGCAAGTATCTGTGCTGGAACATTGGCATTGATGGATGCAGGTGTGCCAATCAAAGCACCTGTTGCCGGGATCGCTATGGGCTTGGTCTCTGATGGTGAAAACTACACGATCTTGACAGATATTCAAGGATTAGAAGATCATCTTGGCGACATGGACTTTAAAGTTGCTGGAACAAAAGACGGAATCACTGCTTTGCAAATGGACATCAAAATCCAAGGAATCACAGAACAAATCCTTTCTGAAGCGTTGACACAAGCGAAAAAAGCACGGATGGAAATTCTGGAAGTCTTAACAGATACAATCGCTGAACCGCGCAAAGAATTGAGCCCATATGCACCGAAGATCGAAATGATCCAAATCGACCCAGATAAGATCAAAACAGTCATCGGCAAAGGCGGCGACACGATCAACGGTATTATTGAAGAAACTGGCGTGAAGATCGATATCGATCAAGATGGAAATGTCAGCATCGCTTCTTCTGATGCAGAGATGATCCAAAAAGCAATCAAGATCATTGAAGAATTGACCAAAGAAGTCAAGGTCGGCGAAGTTTACTTAGGTAAAGTCGTTCGTATCGAAAAATTTGGTGCCTTCGTGAACTTGATCAAAGGCAAGGATGCGTTGGTTCACATTTCTCAACTTGCGAATGAACGTGTAAATAAAGTAGAAGATGTCGTGAAATTAGGCGACGAAGTATTAGTGAAAGTAACAGAAATTGATCGCCAAGGACGCGTGAATGCGTCTCGTAAAGCCTTGTTGAAAGAAGAAGAAAGCAAAAAAGAAGAAAAATAA